In the Populus nigra chromosome 2, ddPopNigr1.1, whole genome shotgun sequence genome, AACAATCCACCTCCTGAAAAAACTTGTTCTGAACTTCCGACTGTATCTTCTTCTCGCTGACTGCATCTCAGCCACTGGTGCAATTTTAGACCACTAGATTCATACTAGAGGGTCACTGCCTAGAACCCAAAGGGTGGATAGTTCGCGGATCGCTGCAAGAAAACACAAACCCAGATTGCCAAACTGGATTTCCTTCTTCTGTACTTTTCTGTGAAATATCTGTGAGACCACAGTACAATTAGAAATTGTGAAATCCTCTTcccttgaaattaattataaaccTCAACACAAGAGTCTTTGGACATTCAACATCTTCATGGCTATTACCTCAACACCTGCATTGTTTATTAGCATACTTCTCTCCTTAGTCCTCATTTCTTCTGCTCAATCATGCTCAAAATACACCTTTCCAGGTAATCAAGCATTCAATTCTTGCATCGACCTCCCTTTCCTAGAGGCTAATCTCCATTGGAACTACATTCCATCCACCAGAACTGTTCGCATAGCATATAGAGCCAAGCAAACTTCTACAGGATGGATTGCATGGGCAATCAATCCAAATGGTGCAGGCATGGTTGGATCACAAGCTCTTGTTGCCTTTCATAATTCTAATGGGAGCTTGACTGCCTATCCAACCCCAATAACTAGTTATACCACATCAATGCGACCAGGAGCTCTCAGCTTTCACGTGTCAAACATCTCTGCAACATATGCAGATAATCAGATGACTATCTTCGCTGTGCTGGGCCCTCTACAAAATGGAACTGCTGTTAATCATGTCTGGCAAGCTGGGAATTCAGTTATAAATGACATCCCTTCGAGTCATGCTACAACAGGACCAAATATTCAATCAATGGGGacattgaattttctttcaGGATAGAAGAAAATATTGGAGGGGGAAGCTTGAAACACCTGTGTATTCTAGCCTCCCTGTGTTCAACTAGTCCAAGTACATCTGCAGGTTTCCAGATTTAGTCATTTATTCCATCGCACTGTCATTATGAGCACATGTTTTCAGGTCTTCGTCTCTGCATAATAAATAGTGAAATCACGTATCTGGCAAATCCTAGTAGGTTCACTGTTCCAAGTATCATGAACGCTTCCGTTTTCCAAGTACTCTACAATTCTCTGAATACTACAAATAGgacatttaaaatttcatccaaGTATCACTTTAGTTTTAAGaaagagaggggaaaaaaaaagcaaaagaaaaaaaaatgttcacaCCATTATGATACCTGggttacaaaataaatttttatatacattTCCCCTAAAAGAAGGAGACAAACTTAAGAGATGCATGATAATTTCAATGTCATTGTATAGTCAAAATGAGAGCTCTTAACTTGTCAACACAAAATTACTTACCTAGTTAAAGTTCTACACAGTAGTAATACAATATGACAGTTGGACAATTTTTGAAAACTACTCATGTGTGGTTACACATGTGTAACCACATTATCAATCAATTTCAGTAATTCCTCACACTTAGGCTGTGTCATTGGTAATTCCAGTGTCACCTGCCAAAATTGTTAGGAAAGAACTTTTAGTAGATATCGTATTGATGTAAAAGATTTAACAGATATAATACACAAAGTGCAAAGATAAGACCCATAGCTTGGGGTAATCACATGGGAGTAGGTTCAAGTCCTGAGATGTCAAAACACTTcatgaaaaaaagttaaaatgggATCGTAAGTGGATGATGGCATTTTTAAGCATAGAGCAGAGGATCTAAGCCAATAGCTACATAAGACTATTCTAAACAATTGGAGAAGGCTATTCTCTTGAAGGTTAGGAAATGCAAGGTCAGTTTTGATAAAATAGTCTACCTTACAATTCAGCAAACAAAATGCTGTAATCTT is a window encoding:
- the LOC133681440 gene encoding cytochrome b561 and DOMON domain-containing protein At5g47530-like, producing the protein MAITSTPALFISILLSLVLISSAQSCSKYTFPGNQAFNSCIDLPFLEANLHWNYIPSTRTVRIAYRAKQTSTGWIAWAINPNGAGMVGSQALVAFHNSNGSLTAYPTPITSYTTSMRPGALSFHVSNISATYADNQMTIFAVLGPLQNGTAVNHVWQAGNSVINDIPSSHATTGPNIQSMGTLNFLSG